DNA from Evansella sp. LMS18:
AGGCGTTTCAGCAATACAACTTCGGATACGGAGCAACGATCGGCGTTATGATTCTGGTAATCTCACTGCTGACTGTATTCATACTGCAAAAGCTTCTCAGGAGAGAGAAAGTGGATTACTAGCTTACAGGACAGTGGAATTATTGATTATATTGGCTCTGTTAAATTGAACGTTATCTTAAAAATAATATTGATTGTAGATAAAAATGTGAGACGCCTTCGGGAATAGCAACGAGCAAAACATCCTGAATACTCTGCGAGTTGTCTCGACGGATACAACTACAAAGCAATACTGGCAGAGGAAGAGACATGAATCCAGCAATGCCCGAGGCAAAGAAGACACCGTGAATGCGAATGAAGTAATGCAGGAACGGATGTGGCCCTTGTACCCTTGCGGTGCAAGCGAGCATTTTTAGCGGAAATCAACAGCAAATTAACTAAGCAATTAAAATAAAGGAGGTTAACGCAGTGGACAGGAAACCAAAAGGCCATATATTAAAACGCACAGGTATCCGACTTCCTTTAATTATCTGGTCTGTTGCTGTATTATATCCTATTATATGGATGATCATTGGGTCTTTTAAATCGAATGCGGAAATTTATGCGAACCCGTGGGGCCTCCCGGCATCGTTCAACTTTCAGAACTTTATTGACGCCTGGAATAATTACAATATTGATTTAGGTGTGTTTAACAGCCTGTTTGTGACAGTAGTTGGCGCTCTGCTCACTCTTATACTGGCTGTTCCCACATCATACGCTCTGGAAAGACTGACCTTCAAAGGGAGCACAGTTTTATTTAATTTGTACATAGCGGCAATGATGATTCCTATGGTGCTCGGATGGATTCCTTTGTTTTTCCTGCTTATGAATATTGGCATGCTGGATAATTTATTTGGGCTGGCTATTGTATATGCTGTTTCTCAGCTGCCTTTCAGTATTTTTGTATTAACAACGTTCATGGGTTCCATTCCAAAAGAGCTGGAGGAAGCAGCTGCAATAGATGGCATGTCTCCATACCGGATTCTCTGGAAGATTATTACTCCTTTATCCATGTCAGGAATTATTACTGTTACAATCATGAACGCGATTCAATTCTGGAATGAATATTTCATGGCGCTGATTTTTCTGCAGACAAGGGAAAATTACACTTTAGGTCTCGCAATCGACTTTATCAGCAGGGAGGCAGCTTATACAAATGCCTGGGGAACGCTGTTTGCCAGCTTGACAATCGCGATTATTCCGGTGATTATTCTGTACGCTATTTTCCAGCGCAGGATTTCAAAAGGGATGACAGAAGGTGCAATCAAAGGATAAGAAGAAAAAGTAAATGAGGGAGATACAAGTGGGGACTACAGCTAACTCTTTTTCAGGTGGATTAATTATGTTAAATGAATATAAGCGCAAACTGCCTCCTTCAGAAAAAAAAGTGGCAGAATATATTATCAAAAAGCCGCACCATGCAATTCAGCTTACTGCCACTTCTCTTGGAGAAGAAAGCGGTACGAGCAGTGCGGCAGTTATCAGACTTTGCAAATCTCTCGGACTAAAAGGATTTCAGGAGTTGAAGCTCAGGGTCTCAGGGGATTTAATGAAATCCCCGGCTGTCCAGTACAGTAATATTGAACCAGGTGAAACGCAGGAAGCAATCGTGGAAAAGCTGACGAACAACGCTACTCAGGCACTGAAGGAAACTTCTGAGCTGGTGAATTATGAAGCGCTTGGCATGGCTGTGGAAGCCCTGAAAAAAGCTGACAGAATTCATTTCTTCGGGGTAGGCGCCTCCGGGATTATTGCACAGGATGCCCAGCAGAAATTCCTTCGTATGAACAAGTCTGTATCCTGTTTTACCGATATCCATAACGCTGCTATGTATATCGCAAATGTAAGCGAAAATGATGTTGTGTTCGTTATCTCTTTTTCAGGAGAAACACTGGAAACACTTAAAATTATTGAACTTGCTAACCAGAAAGGGGCTGCCACGATCAGTCTTACCCGCTATGGACAGTCAGCTATTTCAGATAGTGCGGACATCCCTTTATTTATATCCGCTACAAGAGAGGTTCCTGCCCCATTCAGAAGCGGAGCCACTTCTTCCCGCCTCGCCCAGCTCCATATGATCGACATTCTTTTTGTATGCGTAGTTACGGACCAGTATGCATTGGCTTCTGACTATTTAAAAGAAATAAAAGAATCCATGGATTTTATAAAAAGCCGGAAATAAGGTTTAAAAAAAGACATTCTTCTCTTTTTGGTGAAATGGTGGTTAGCACCCTCATTTCCATAAAGTGAACCTTCAATCAGTGGGGGTTTTATTCCTCCCCCACTGATTGTTAGTTGAACCAATCGGGATGTTAGCGTCCGTTATCTCCCGCCTAAACCTATTCGTTTCACACCAGTTTGGAGGCGGGAGTTTTACGGACGGTTACATCGGGATAAAACAGAAGAATGTCTTTTGTTTTAGTGACCTTTCTTCATAAAGAGTTAAAAATAACGCAGACGAAGTAATATAAATGTGACTTTTCTGCATTGTTTTGCTAATATTCCGAAATTATTAGTTAGGCAGGTAAAAAGTATCATATGGAATACTTCAGCAGTGATAAGCTATGATGCGAGAAAAGAGGCTAATCACTTAATTGTGTTCAAAAAACAGTGTCCCACCGACTAAGTCTATGGAAGTGTTTTCCCTGTAATACTAAATTATTTTTTATGTTATAGTGTTTTAGTGGTATAGACAACTATACAAAATTTTATGTAAGTTATTATTAGGTTTTATAACATAGTTTACTAGTCATCTGTTTTGCAAAACCTCTTTCGTTCAGTTTTTTTAGGCGAATAAATTTGAAGGGAGGCCAGCTTTTCATTCAACCAAAAACAAAAGGAGGAATTTTTGTGAAAAGGCTACATAAGACGCTGATGGCAGCTATGCTCGCTTCCTTACTGACAGTTTCTCAGCTATTTACAGGTGCGGCACTCAGTTATGCTGAAGCTGCTGAAGCAGAAGGCGTTAAAGACCTGGTGATTTTACAGAATGTACCGGAGGCAGTAATCGAGGTGGAGGAAGATCGGATTGATTTGAAAGCGCTTAATATTTATCATGAAGGGCATTTCACCAGCATCCAGGAGGGCCTGGGATGGCACTCTTCGAATACGAATGTAGCACAAGTTGATGAAGACGGAACTGTTACATTTACCGGACAGCCAGGAAGAACCTTTGTTTCCGTAACGAATGGGACTCATACTGACAAGATTGCGCTGGATTATAAACCTGCGCGAGATGGAAGAAATACAAAAGGGCAGCCCGAACGTGTGCCGACTGTAGTAAAACAGCAGGGTGAAAAATACGATATTATTGGACATGCGATAGATAATATGACTATCGAAGAAAAGATCGGCCAGATGCTTATGCCTGATTTCCGTAACTGGAATGGCAGTAATGTAACAGAAATGCTGCCTGAAATAGAGCAGCTTGTTAAAGACTATCATCTCGGGGGAGTAATTTTATTCAGGGAAAACGTAGTGACAACTGAGCAGACAGCCAAGTTAGTTTCCCAGTACCAGGATGCTGCTGAAAAATTTGGGCTCCTGCTTACCATTGACCAGGAGGGCGGAATCGTGACACGTCTTCAGTCTGGTACGGACATGCCTGGGAACATGGCGCTTGGCGCTACCCGGTCAGCGGAAATTACTTATGATGTAGGTCATGCAATCGGTGAGGAGCTTGCTTCATTGGGAATTAATATGAACCTTGCTCCTGTGCTTGATGTAAATAATAATCCTGACAATCCGGTAATTGGGGTAAGGTCTTTCAGTGAAGATCCTGAACTTGTAGGCGAACTGGGAGTGGCTTATACTAATGGACTGCAGGATACAGGTGTAGCTGCAACAGCTAAGCACTTTCCGGGGCACGGGGACACAGATGTAGACTCTCACTTAGGCCTTCCAGAGGTGCCGCATGATAAAGAAAGACTTCTGGAAGTAGAGTTATATCCGTTCCAGCAGGCAATGGATGCTGGAATTGACGCGATTATGACAGCCCATGTCACTTTCCCGCAAATCGACGGTACCAAAGCAATTTCACGGAAAACCGGTCAGGAAATTGCTTTACCGGCAACTCTTTCTTATACAGTGCTCACTGAGTTAATGAGAGATGAAATGGAATATGAAGGTGTCATTATTACTGATGCTATGAATATGCAGGCCATCAGCGACCATTTCGGTCCAGTTGATGCAGCTATCCGAACAGTACAAGCTGGATCTGATATTGTTCTGATGCCAGTAGGCCTTCAGTCTGTGGCGGAAGGGCTGTACAACGCGGTAGACGAAGGGGAAATTACGGAAGAGCGGGTGGAAGCTTCTGTAAAACGAATTCTCACTCTAAAAATTGAGCGTGGTATTTTTAAAGAAGAAAGCCCGCAGCCTCTTGATGAAAAAATCGCGAATGCTGTCCAGGTAGTAGGTTCCGAGGAACACAGGCAGGTAGAGAAGGAAGCTTCTGAAAGATCTATTACTCTGGTTAAAAACGATAATGTTTTGCCATTAGAAGCTGGTGAAGATGAGAATATTGTTGTTATAGGCGGCAGCTATTATGCATCCTTGCTGAGTGCCATCAGAGAGTATCATCAGGATGCTGCAGGGATTAACGCCTCCTCAACTGGTCATATTAGTTCAGCTCAGTGGGACCAGATTAGAAATGCAGATAAAGTTATCGTTGGAACAACTACAGCAACGGTGGCTGCAAGATCTGCTTCCAACGCACAAATGGTTATGGTTCAGAACATAATCTCAGAAACAGAAGCACCGGTCATTGCAGTGGGAATCCGTAACCCGTATGACATTATGGCATATCCGAATGTAGATGCCTATATCGCCCAGTACGGCTTCAGGCCATCCAGCTTTGCTGCAACAGCAGCGACGATTTTTGGTGAGAATGCACCAACAGGGCAGCTCCCGATCACAATTCCTGATTTTAACGGGAATATTCTTTACGAGTTTGGACATGGTTTAACGTATTAAATAATAGCTAAAAAATCTTATTGGACCCTCCTGAAGTTTCAGGAGGGTCTTTGCTTGTTTGATATAAAGGTGAAGATGGTTGAAAAAACAGTGATGGCATGAAAACACAAATGCAAATTAAAATATTATGAAAATTTAGATAAATTTACTAGACCATAAGTAATAAAAAATAGCAGAAATTTTTGAAAACATAACTTAACTCCCATATAAATATATTGGTTCACTATGTATAGTTGTATTGAGGTCTAGTCCACTTTGGCATTTTTAAGTATTTGAGTTTGCTGTAAGTATTTTTTTAACTTTTCCATCTGCCGGGAGGTGAAATACAAAACCAAGTGTGTTAAGGCACAGTGGGCTAATCTTATCTGTGAAACTAAAATAATGATCGGGGTGGATTATCAAATGAAAAGTAAGCGCTTTCTTGTTGTGTTTTTAACAATCGTTTTACTTATCTCTACTTACACCGTTGCCTTAGGCCAGGGGATCGGCAATGGAAGCACGCAGGGGCAGGGAAATAAAGAAGGTCATAAGAAACAATTTAAACTTGGTATTGAAATGCTCCTGGAAGAACAGTTTGATGTTATTGAAGGGAAAAACGTGGGTCTTATTACGAACCCGACTGGGGTAGACCGTAACCTGAACAGCATTGTGGACCTGCTTCATAATGACGACCGGGTTAATCTTACAGCTCTTTACGGTCCTGAGCACGGTGTACGGGGGGACGCACAGGCAGGAGCTTATGTGCCATTTTATATTGATGAGGTAACTGACCTTCCTGTGTACAGCTTATACGGGCAGACAAGAAAGCCAACACCGGAAATGCTTGAAGATGTGGATGTGCTGCTTTTTGATATCCAGGATGTAGGAACACGCTTCTACACTTATATTTACACAATGGCATACGCTATGGAAGCCGCCCAGGAAAATGATATTGAATTTGTTGTGCTGGACAGGCCAAACCCATTAGGGGGACTTGATGTTGAAGGACCGGTGTTAGACCCGCAATACAGTTCATTTGTAGGTCTTTATCCGATCCCGCTCCGCCACGGTATGACTGTAGGGGAGCTTGCGCTTTACTTTAATGAGGAGTTTGAAATTGGTGCAGATCTTACAGTTGTGGAAATGAAAAGATGGAACCGCTCCTTTAAATATGATGATCTTCCATTAGAATGGGTGCTTCCTTCACCAAACATGCCTACTCTGGAAACTGCATTAGTATACCCTGGTGCTGCTCTCATTGAAGGTACCACAAATGTCTCTGAGGGACGAGGAACTACAAAGCCTTTTGAACTGGTAGGAGCACCTTTTATAAACAGCACTGAACTGGCTGCAGAATTGAATGCTATAGGTCTGGATGGAGTTACCTTCCGGGCAGCGTCATTCACACCGACATTCTCAAAAAATGCAAACACGCTAAGCCATGGTGTACAGATTCATGTGACAGACCCTGATAATTTTAACAGTGTGGAAATGGGTCTCCACTTGGTAAAGACAATTCACGACCTTTATCCGGAAGATATTATTTTCAGATCTTTCTTTGACAACCTGATCGGCAACGGAGAAGTTCGCCAGCAGATCCTTGATGGCTATTCTGTAGCACAGATTATGGCGGGATGGGAAGAAGATCTGGAAGAGTTCATGACAAAGCGCGAAAACTATCTGCTGTATTAAGTAAGAGCAAGAACCGCCTTCCAGTAATCTGGCGGGCGGTTTCCTGCTGTTGGAGACTTATCTTATAATTATTCCTTTCAAAATTCAGGAACAGTGAGTTTACAAGATTAGTAATTTAAGAGCTGAGGTTCATAAAGGAGGAAATATGAAAAAAATAACTTTGTCCACACTGGCTGTAATATTAGGTTCATCACTCATGGTTCCGGGAGCAACGTTTGCCGGACCAGACGGAGAGCAGAGTTTTCAACCCACTTTGGAGGAGCAAGGGGATAAAAACTCATACGCAAAAGCCCACCCTGTTTTTTCCTGGGATTCTCCCGGTAAATTCTCTCCAGTGCTTCATCCTGGTTCTGTACGGGGAGCCGGGATGAGGCAGGAACCGCTCAATAGTATTGACCAGGCAATGGAAGGAATGATTCAAAATAATGTTACCCCTGGAGCAGTAACTTTTGTAGCTCGCAGAGGGCATATTGTACAGCATGAAGCATACGGGCATGCAACCTTGTATAGTGACAACTCCGGTTCAGTGATGGACGACCCTGTTCCGATGGAGAAGGACACTATATTTGATATGGCTTCAATAAGCAAAATGTTTACTACTACAGCTGCTATGCAGCTCTACGAACAAAATTATTTTGACCTCGATGATCCTGTGTCAGACTACATCCCTGAATTCGCACAAAACGGGAAAGAAAATGTGACCATCAGCCAGCTGATGAACCATACATCCGGGTTCGCAGCATGGATACCGCTATACAGCTACGGAGAAACGAGAGAGGAAAGGATTCAGTATGTTAACGAGTACGGACTCCAGTCTCAGCCGGGAGCAGCACACAGATACAGTGATTTGAACATGATCGCCCTTGCAACGTTAATTGAAACCCTCACAGGACAGCGGCTTGATGAATACGTGTATGAAAATATTACCGAACCCCTTGGTATGACAGATACGATGTATAATCCCCCGGAATCCCTGAAACCTCGAATTGCAGCAGCGGAATACCAGTCGTTTCCTGCAAGAGGAATGGTCTGGGGAGAAGTACATGACGAAAATGCCTGGGCCCTTGATGGAGTAGCTGGACATGCTGGTATTTTCTCAACTGCAGGAGACCTGGCTGTATTCTCCCATATGTTCCTGAATGATGGCCGGTACGGCGGAAAACAAATCCTTGAGCCTGAAACTGTGGAAATAATGACCACAAACCAGACGGCAGAATTTCCAGGTGCCAACCGTGCGTTAGGCTGGCAGCTGGCACAGGGTTTTTATATGGACGCACTCTCGGAAGGAACAACTTTTGGACATACAGGCTTTACTGGGACCTCTCTTGTTATTAATAAAAATAATGGAACGATTGCGATATTACTGACAAACCGGGTCCATCCTTCCCGATCCAACCCGTCCACTAATCCTGGCAGGCAGGATTTTGCCCGTGCTGTTGCAGACGCTATTCCGGTAGCTGTTCCTGGGAAAGAAGCGGCCTGGTTCTCAGGATATGGAAACAACCTGAATCGGTCGCTGTCAACGGAAGTAGAGTTGAATGGACCTGCTGTTCTTTCATATGATACCTGGTACCGCACAGAAGCTGGCTATGACAGGGGCTATGTGGAAGTTTCTCCTGATGGGGAGAACTGGACATCTGCAGGTGCAGTGGCGGACGGAAGCAGCGGTACTTGGCTGGAAAAAGAAGTTATTATTCCTGAAGACACTAGTTTTGTAAGGTTCCGCTACAGTACTGACGGCGGAGTGAACGGCAGAGGCTGGTATCTTCATAATATTAAGCTTACACACTCTGAAGGTAAGGTGGAAGTACCTGAATTTTCAGGTGAGGGGTGGAGCAAGAGGAGTTATTAGAATCTATTAAATAATTCTTCTAAAGGCAGATCCGGCTGGAAAATGCAGAGCCGGATCTTTTTCCTACCTGCGTAATAAAATTAGGAGGTATTAAAATGACAGGATACAATAGCAAACGGATACTTTATGTCTTATTTGCTGTGCTGATTTTTCTTAGCGGTATACCGGCGTCTTCTGTGCAGACGATGGCGGCAGATACTCCATTATCACTTGGCGAAATCATTGACGAATGGACAAGCCCTGTAGCACCGGGAGTCCTTCAGAGCACCCTGGAAGTGGAAAGTGAGGCAGGGAAGCAGCACCTCCATATTCTTGATATAGAAGGTGGAAAGGAACACCTTTCTTTTGAAACCGGCCTTTCAAACGGCAAGGTGCTGGGGATGCAGAAAACTACTGAACAGGCTCAGTCAGTCAGCAGAGGCGGACACCGGGTTATCGGGGCCATTAACGGTGATTTTTATAATACATCCAATGGATTGCCAATTCATTTAATGATTCACAAAGGTGAAATTTATACGAGTCCGGTAAACCGGACCGCAATAGGCTTTAAAGAGAACGGGGAAGCAGTGATAGGCGTTCCACAGCTGGCAATGTCAATAAAGATAAATGGTGAATACGAAGATGTTCCCGGCCAGTTTACTCTTAATAAGGGCCGTGGAGCAAATGATCTTGTATTGTATTCTGAAACATTCAGCGACAGTACAAAAACGAGTGATGAGGGGACGGAAGTAATTGTCAGGATTGACGAAGGAGAGATCCGTTCAGGAAATAAAATAGCAGGAACAGTGGTAAGCGTTGAAGAAAATACAGGTAATTCAGCGCTTGAGGAAGGATATATCATTTTGTCAGCAAGGGGAAATTCGGAAGCATTAATAACATCCTTGTCTGATAATGATCAATTGGAAATCTCTTTTACTTTATCTGATGAATGGGGAGAAGTGCAGGAAGCGGTAGGAGGAAATCATCTTCTTGTTGATCAAGGAGAAGTAACTTCAGAAGCAGCTGGTGCAGGAAATGCGGTTGCACCGAGAACAGCCGCAGGTATCAGAGCTGACGGATCTGTCTTTTTTGCAGTTGTTGACGGAAGAAATCCAGGATACAGCGAAGGAGTAACAATAAAAGAAACAGCTCAGTTAATGAAAGAATATGGAGCTGAAAAGGCAGTGAATCTTGACGGCGGTGGATCCTCCACTATGCTTGCAAGGCAGCCTGGTGAAACGGAAGCAGATATTGTTAATGTCCCATCAGACGGGGTGGAACGGGAAGTTGCTAATTCTCTGCTGCTTGTGAGTAATGCCGAGGAAGGGCCGCTCAGCCAGCTGGCAGTTCTTCCACAGCAGCTGAGGATACTTTCAGGAAGCAGCTACAGCTTTACTGTAAAAGGGATGGATGAATTTCATAATCCAGCGGAAATAGAAGAGGAACCAGACTGGTCAGTTGAAAACCTCTCAGGCTCAATAACCGACGATGGAATTTTTACAGCCGGATCTGAAGCAGGCAGGGGAAGGGTTCATGCTTCAGCAGGAGAGGCATCAGGCATTTCAGCCATTGAAGTAGTGAATGAGCTGACAGACCTTGCTTTTCCTCAGTCAGAAATAACAGTGGATCCTGCAGACACAATAGAACTTGAAGTATCTGCTTATAAAGACAGACAAAAGGTATACGCTGATAATGAACAATTCACCTGGAACGTGGACGGTGATATTGGAACAATTGACAATGATGGAGTTTTTACTGCTGCTGACAGGACAGGGAGCGGAACTATAACTGTTAGCTATGGATCAGTCGAGGCTTCTGTAAAGGTTGAAGTTGGAAAAGAACCAGTGATCCTGGAAGACTTTGAAAATGGAATTGACCACTGGTACGTTCACGGAGCCCGGTATACATCAATAGATATGAGCCTTGCCACAGCTCCGGAGGATCCTGTCAGGTTTGGAAATCACGCGATGCGCCTTGATTATGATTTTACCGGCCAGCAGGGAACTTCGGGAGTGTACGCTTCCCCGTATGAGCGGATCGAAGTGGAAGGGTATCCTGAAAGAATCGGCATGTGGGTATATGGTGACGGCAATAACCAATGGCTCAGAGCACAAATGCGGGACGGGGACAATAACTGGTTTCCTGTAAACTTCACAGAAAACCATCCAGACGGGGTTACCTGGGAAGGCTGGAAATATGTCGAAGCTGATGTGCCAAAAGGGCGCCCTACCCCGCTGGAAATGGAAATACCAGTGCGGTATATGGCAACGTATGACGACAATAAAACTGCGGGCACTCTTTATATTGATCAAATCAGGGCAGTGTACGGTGAAACAAATGAAGATTTAATAAACCCTTCGCTAACAGATATGAAACCGGAGGGCGGCAGCATTGTTAATACAAATACTCCCGAGATAAGCATAGTGGCAAGCGACGAAGAAGGAGGATCCGGAATTGATTCGGATTCTGTCGAGCTCTTAATAAATGGTGAGGCGGTGAATGCTTCGTTTGACGAAAGTACAGGGGAGATCAGCTACACCCCTGAAGAGTCCATAGCTGATGGTTACAATGTCGTTTATGCGGCAGTAAAAGACCTTTCCGGAAATCCTGCGTTTGCTGAGTGGTCTTTCCATGTAGAATCAGGAGGCCCTCAATACCGCTTTTCAGGACCTGAAGAAATATACGCGGGACTGGAATTTACCGTGGAACTTACAATTGATGAGCCTTCACAGCTTCAGGGAATGAATGCAGAATTAACATTCGATCCGGATATTGTCCAGGTAGTCGATGGGGACCCGGATCGTGAAGGCGTACAGGTTCTTATTGGGGAAAAGTTCGGGGATGAACAAATAATAACTAATGAAGCAGATAATGAAAATGGCCGTATATTCCTTGCTTTTGATAATTTAATGGAATTAGGGAATTTGGATATTCAAGAAACTGCTGCAGAAATTACTTTTTCAGTTAACAGAGAGGCTGCAGGTGATTTTGCACTAAATTTTGTTTATGGAGAATTGGCGTACAGTGATGGAAGAAGCGTGACAACAAGACTTCTCCCTCACACATCAAAGGTGGGACAGCCGTTATCCTTGTCCGTGAAAGGACTATCCTATGGTTCCACAAGCGAAATTCAAGTCATAAACCAGCAGACAGACGAACCTGTTGAAGGAGCGGAAGTTCACATATTAGATCCGGACCTTAGTTTATTGACTATTGATGAGGATACACCAGTTTACAGTGCTATTGGCGGAACTGTTACAGGAGAGGCGCTGGCAGGTGACCGTTATTTATTTAGCGAAACAAGACAAAATTATTACAGAATCTATTTGCCTGACGGCTCAAGAGGCTGGGTTTCTTCATCTGCTGCAAGCACAGAGGACTGGGGAACACCACTCGGCATCACGGACAATAATGGGGTGTTTATAACAGATACACTGGCATTATCCGTTCTTACCTACAGGATCCAGGCCGTGAAAGATGAGCTTGTCAGCCAGATTGCAGAAATATCGATAGTTCCTCAGCTCGGGGGAAAAACACCTGAAAACCTTGTTTTAACATGGCAGCAGTCTCCTAAAACTACCCAGAGTTTCACATGGCGGACAGCTCCTCCTGTTGAGGGGAGTGTGGCAGAATTTGTGCCGGAAAGTGAGTTTACTGACTTTTCTGCTGATAATGTACAAAGAGCAGAAGGAAACAGCTTTTTATTTACTGATAATCTCGGAGAAATGCGAATTCATGAAGCAGAAGCAACAGGCCTTGAACCAGGCACAACGTATATTTACCGGACAGGCAATGGTGAACCGGATGGCTGGAGTGAGTCTTATTCGTTTACAACTGAATCTGCCGGGGACGAAGCCTACACATTTTTATTCACCGCAGACAGTCAGGCTGTAACGAGAGAACAATTTAGTATATGGACAGAGCTGTTTAATAACGCACTCGTTAAACACCCGGATGCAAGATTTATGCTCCATGGGGGTGACATTGTGGAAAACGGAAATCTGCTGCAGGAATGGGAGTATTTCTTTGAGGCCTCTGAAGGATTAATTTCACGGATTCCATTCATGGCAGTCCTTGGCAACCATGATGTATACGGAGATGGAGAAGAAACCTTCCGCAGTGTGTTCCAGTATCCGCAAAACGGTCCGGAAGGCCAGGAGGAGTTTGTTTACTCATTTGAATACGGTGAGGCTAACTTTCTGATGCTTAATTCAGAATCAACAAGGGAAGAAATGGAACATCAGGCGGAATGGCTGAAAGAGGAAGTGGAAAAGTCCGACAAAACTTGGCAGATCGCAATGTTTCACAGGCCGCCTTATTTAAGTAATCCTTTGCGCGGAGACGATTTGACGAAAGAAATCCTGGCTCCAGCACTCGAAGAAATGGGAGTGGATCTCGTGTTAGTCGGTCACGACCATGCGTATTCACGTACTTATCCTATGTTTGACGGTGCGCCTGCGGAAGAAGGTACTGTATATATTACGGGAGGCTCTGCAGGACCAAAGTTTTACCCAGGGGAAGAGTATGACTACATTGAAAAACTCTTTGATGAGGATATCCAGATTTTCTCAGCGTTAACAGTGGGCAGTAATGAAATCAGCCTTGAAGTAACTACAATAGACGGGCATGTTGTAGATGTTGTGTCGTTTGAGAAGGATACAGAAGAACCGGTGAACAACCCTCCAACCATTAATAAGCCTGTTGAAAATCAAGTAAGCAATATTAATCAACAGCTCGTTATCGATATAAGCGAAACATTTACAGACGAAGATGGGGACACTCTGGTATATTCAGTATCTTCAAGTCGTGAAGATATTGCCACAGCTGTAGTGGAAAATGAGAAATTAATAATAGACCCTGTATCCAAGGGCAGAACAGAGATTACTCTTACCGCTGATGACGGAAGAGGCGGAACTGCTGAAGACAGCTTCAATGCTGTTTTTGTCCCTGAGCAGGCGAGAGCGGGAAAGAAAAATAACTAATCAGCAGAAGGCAGCTTTCAAGCTGCCTTCTTTTAATAGTGGGCTGAAATGACTACGTCTTCGGACTAGTTTTTTATAGATAGTTATGAATATTCTGGAAACTAAGCATGATTTACCTATTGGCAAAAATGGTAGATTTTTAGACTATTAAAGTAATAGAAATTTCGTCATTCAAAATAGTTTAAGAGGGGGGGAGAGACGTAAAGCCTGGAATGACGAAAATGTATATTTTGAAACTCCATTAGTATCGGGGGAGTACGTTTGTCCCCTCAAACAACACCTGTCTTTTCATAAGCAAATGAATAAATTTCTACTAATCTATTAAAAAAGAGGTGGAAGATTTTGCAAAAAACGAAGAAGAAGCTTATACTCGTCACTCTGATTTTTTCCTTGTTGTTCTCTGCTCCTTTCGCGGGTGGTTTTTCCGCTCT
Protein-coding regions in this window:
- a CDS encoding serine hydrolase, whose product is MKKITLSTLAVILGSSLMVPGATFAGPDGEQSFQPTLEEQGDKNSYAKAHPVFSWDSPGKFSPVLHPGSVRGAGMRQEPLNSIDQAMEGMIQNNVTPGAVTFVARRGHIVQHEAYGHATLYSDNSGSVMDDPVPMEKDTIFDMASISKMFTTTAAMQLYEQNYFDLDDPVSDYIPEFAQNGKENVTISQLMNHTSGFAAWIPLYSYGETREERIQYVNEYGLQSQPGAAHRYSDLNMIALATLIETLTGQRLDEYVYENITEPLGMTDTMYNPPESLKPRIAAAEYQSFPARGMVWGEVHDENAWALDGVAGHAGIFSTAGDLAVFSHMFLNDGRYGGKQILEPETVEIMTTNQTAEFPGANRALGWQLAQGFYMDALSEGTTFGHTGFTGTSLVINKNNGTIAILLTNRVHPSRSNPSTNPGRQDFARAVADAIPVAVPGKEAAWFSGYGNNLNRSLSTEVELNGPAVLSYDTWYRTEAGYDRGYVEVSPDGENWTSAGAVADGSSGTWLEKEVIIPEDTSFVRFRYSTDGGVNGRGWYLHNIKLTHSEGKVEVPEFSGEGWSKRSY
- a CDS encoding phosphodiester glycosidase family protein, with amino-acid sequence MTGYNSKRILYVLFAVLIFLSGIPASSVQTMAADTPLSLGEIIDEWTSPVAPGVLQSTLEVESEAGKQHLHILDIEGGKEHLSFETGLSNGKVLGMQKTTEQAQSVSRGGHRVIGAINGDFYNTSNGLPIHLMIHKGEIYTSPVNRTAIGFKENGEAVIGVPQLAMSIKINGEYEDVPGQFTLNKGRGANDLVLYSETFSDSTKTSDEGTEVIVRIDEGEIRSGNKIAGTVVSVEENTGNSALEEGYIILSARGNSEALITSLSDNDQLEISFTLSDEWGEVQEAVGGNHLLVDQGEVTSEAAGAGNAVAPRTAAGIRADGSVFFAVVDGRNPGYSEGVTIKETAQLMKEYGAEKAVNLDGGGSSTMLARQPGETEADIVNVPSDGVEREVANSLLLVSNAEEGPLSQLAVLPQQLRILSGSSYSFTVKGMDEFHNPAEIEEEPDWSVENLSGSITDDGIFTAGSEAGRGRVHASAGEASGISAIEVVNELTDLAFPQSEITVDPADTIELEVSAYKDRQKVYADNEQFTWNVDGDIGTIDNDGVFTAADRTGSGTITVSYGSVEASVKVEVGKEPVILEDFENGIDHWYVHGARYTSIDMSLATAPEDPVRFGNHAMRLDYDFTGQQGTSGVYASPYERIEVEGYPERIGMWVYGDGNNQWLRAQMRDGDNNWFPVNFTENHPDGVTWEGWKYVEADVPKGRPTPLEMEIPVRYMATYDDNKTAGTLYIDQIRAVYGETNEDLINPSLTDMKPEGGSIVNTNTPEISIVASDEEGGSGIDSDSVELLINGEAVNASFDESTGEISYTPEESIADGYNVVYAAVKDLSGNPAFAEWSFHVESGGPQYRFSGPEEIYAGLEFTVELTIDEPSQLQGMNAELTFDPDIVQVVDGDPDREGVQVLIGEKFGDEQIITNEADNENGRIFLAFDNLMELGNLDIQETAAEITFSVNREAAGDFALNFVYGELAYSDGRSVTTRLLPHTSKVGQPLSLSVKGLSYGSTSEIQVINQQTDEPVEGAEVHILDPDLSLLTIDEDTPVYSAIGGTVTGEALAGDRYLFSETRQNYYRIYLPDGSRGWVSSSAASTEDWGTPLGITDNNGVFITDTLALSVLTYRIQAVKDELVSQIAEISIVPQLGGKTPENLVLTWQQSPKTTQSFTWRTAPPVEGSVAEFVPESEFTDFSADNVQRAEGNSFLFTDNLGEMRIHEAEATGLEPGTTYIYRTGNGEPDGWSESYSFTTESAGDEAYTFLFTADSQAVTREQFSIWTELFNNALVKHPDARFMLHGGDIVENGNLLQEWEYFFEASEGLISRIPFMAVLGNHDVYGDGEETFRSVFQYPQNGPEGQEEFVYSFEYGEANFLMLNSESTREEMEHQAEWLKEEVEKSDKTWQIAMFHRPPYLSNPLRGDDLTKEILAPALEEMGVDLVLVGHDHAYSRTYPMFDGAPAEEGTVYITGGSAGPKFYPGEEYDYIEKLFDEDIQIFSALTVGSNEISLEVTTIDGHVVDVVSFEKDTEEPVNNPPTINKPVENQVSNINQQLVIDISETFTDEDGDTLVYSVSSSREDIATAVVENEKLIIDPVSKGRTEITLTADDGRGGTAEDSFNAVFVPEQARAGKKNN